A stretch of DNA from Lycium ferocissimum isolate CSIRO_LF1 chromosome 4, AGI_CSIRO_Lferr_CH_V1, whole genome shotgun sequence:
taaaaatcacgacctacctcgtaggatttccaacttcactacactgagcaacttcagattacaactcttgcaacctaggaattaacaCACTTAATTCCTCAACCCTTACAATACCCCTATTGTAAGCAACTCTTGACTAACTCTTAGTCAAAGACACTCTagtacacctagactaactctagcctagtgtaccactcaaaagcttgtgAAGATAAACTTCCTACAAGcaacctttgagaattcaaaatacctacaaacagcttcttaaaagagaagagtaggtttacagtttaaaaCTCAAACAAACAAAGACTCAtaacaacctaaagaacatagacaTAACCTGGTGTCTGCATCAGGTCCTTCGGCTTGTAAGtggctttgttcttgagagcactTGAGAACTTGTGGAGGCAAGGTTTGCACAAGATAGTTTAGGTTTTCAAGTGATACCCAAAATGTTggaacatgttgtatatatattgcgGAGCATGTGGGTGTGATAGACACCACTCATCCCATGTTTGACTTAAAGCATGGCCGCAAAGATTGTACGGTTGTGCGTGGGCGGTGCGGCTTTACAATCATATCTGTTGCGATCGTACGACATATAGAGAAAACAGATCGCAAACTAGGTCTCTCTCTATTTCTCCAGCAGTTTGAAAATCATCAAAACGTAGAATGCACCCAGTTctatcaatttccccctttttgatgatgacaaacttagAAAAAATGTCCCCCCTGAGAACCAAgtcccacttgttccccctgcGAAACAGAACAGGTTTAAAGCATAACAAATACGTTAGCAATATGATTCATACACAGATTGGAGAACCGGGTTATCCAATCAGTAGTGGTGCACACAACAACCAGTCCTTCCCCCTTAATCACAAAGATCGCTAATCCTTACAttccttcccccttttggcatcatcgaaAAGTAATTAAAGTACAGCCAGTAAGAAGTTCAAGTATATTAACTCGGAGCCACTGGGGCAACAAAACATGAACAGAATGGAGGTAAGCAAGCTAGCAATAAAGCTAAAAAAACAGAGTGATTGCCTAATAAGGAAAAGCATAAAAGCAGATGGTAATCAATTCAATGTAGAAATATGATATTAAACTGCAATTGTACCACAAGTCAGGGGAAAAACTCAAAAAGGATTATGAATAACAAGGTTTAGAGAAAAAGATGACAGGTTTGGGAGGATAGGGATTGGGGAGGATTACTGGGATGGTTTAATGCTTGAAGGAGTTTATCAATTCTATCACTATTGGCTCATTGATCCTTTATTATTTGGTCTCGAAGCACATCCACTCTGACCCTTAACTGATCTCTCTCAACCCTCAGTCTTTCAATTTCCTCTACTGCTTCCGTACGGGAACCTGGTTCTTTTGTTTATTTAGTCAATTGAGCTTTCAGAAGGGCATTTTCTGCCTTAAGCTGCTGAGTTTCTACATTAGCCACTTCTTGAGCTTTAATCAAGATTGAGATGGTGGAAGTTGTCGACACCTACTCCTTTAGGCACATATTCGCAGTCTTCCAAGGTAGCCAGGGAGAGCATGTGCTCCTTTGTCCCTATGGTAGCTTTTCCCGTTCTCAGCTTGAAGTGCACAAGTACCTTAGTTAGAAGGAACCCATAAGGGAGATCAGATTTGCCTTGCACTTTTCTCACTACCTTGATCATCCGCTCAAACATGATGGCCGACAGGTTGATTGGTTCAAACATTGATAGAGCTTCCATAAGGACCAGGCCTGCCATCGTCATAGTAGAGCATTCTTCAGTTCTTGGCAAGAGCACATTGTTGAGAAATTCAAAGACCTGTTGGTACTCAAGTTTCAGCTCTTTTTTGGAAGGGCTTGCTTTGGTTGCATACATTCCATCCTTAACAATCACATTCTTGAACCCGGTGGATCCCTTTCCAGTTATGGCTCGTACCCCATCAGTTTTTACTCCCAAAATATTTGCAAGTATTGACTCAGTCAACACAAACTCTGTCCCGTTCACAGTTAAGGCCAGAGTACCATCATCAATCCGGCATAAGCTTTCATATAGTTCAATTACCTCAGCCTCGTATACACTGGGTGCGGGTGGAGTAAAGAGATGCATCCAATTTTGAAATTCCACCATTTCCTTCAGTTCTTTCATTCCTGGTTCCGCACCGAGGTTAGTATCAAACACCTTTCCAAAAAGGACTCTTTCCTTTTTCGTactttctttcctcttttttgcATTAATTTCACTTTTTTGTCTCTTAGAGGGACCGGGTGCCTCATTGGTACTCATCTTTCTCTTTTGTTGTGAAGAAGATTGAGTATCATGTTCCTCTCTTCTCATCTCTTCCCTGCTTTCATTGACTGATTTTTCACTTTTGTTACTCTCAGTCATAGTGCCCAAATGACTTTCCCTTTCActctccctttctttcttggagTTTCTTCTCATCAGAGGAGATTCCTCTTCGTCCTCAACTTTCTCATCACCCAGTCTACCTGCAGTGGATGGATTGCTTGTTCCATCAGATTTATTTGATTCACTAGCTGGTGACCCTGTTCGCACCTTCCTGTTCCGCATTTTTGTTCTAGTGGGCTTCTGAGCAATATGTTTTCTAACAGTGTAAGTTCTCCTTTTCCTTCCCTTAAATTTCTTTTCCTCATTCATCCTTTGTTGCATGCTGCCGAAGGTCTGATTTTGTACAGAGCGCAATAGAATGTCTCCGTCAGAGTTAGTATTTGAATCTAACTTTTCTTTTGAAGCACCTGGTAAGGGGGATTTTGGGTTTGATACATTGGTGTTTTAATCAGAGGAGGTTGGGTACTTTGAGAGTGAATACTTAGAATCCATTTGCTCTAGTTTGAAAAGGGTTGGTGACACTTAGCAAAAACTTGATAACAGGGAGGAAATGTGGAGTGGCTCAGAGAGATActaagagagagaaagagagagagatgtaAGGAAGAAGACTAACAGTCTGAGAGTATGAGTGAGGGGAGAGAGAAACAAGAGAGGTATTTTTAAGGTGGCTGAGGTAACGATTTAGATTGGGTGtaaggaaaaagaagagggTTGGTTCAGGAGAGAGGCAACAAGTTGGATGGGACGTTATTTTGAGATTTAACGAAAGAGGTCACTAGGATGACTTGGAATATTTTAGCAGTTCAAAGACATATGTGAGCACTGAAgagactactaacctgagtcacaGAGACCAGGTCTCTAGACAATTTTCTTGAAGCTATCAGGCAGTAACTCTGAAGTGTGCAAAATTGCTTGTGCGTAGGCTGTCCTAGTCCTGTCATGCATATATACCTGTAACAGTATGAGAGTGAGTTAGACATAGCCAAAAAACACTTATTAGCAATGTGCCTTTCCTACGGCCGTAGCCATTCTTGTTGGATGCCTTCCATGAGATTTCATCTTCATGCAGACGCTTTAGAGGTTGAACCCATCAAGATCAAGTGCCACCATTTCCTTCCTTTCTATATGTCCGACCTTCTAGTAATCTATATCAACACACCATGCAAAATTTAGGATTATTTCTTGAAAACACGAGAGAGAGACCAGGTGTGCAGTCCCTTTCTAGATACTTTGGGTAACACTAGAGAATTGCCAGCTTcctttgcccttttttttttaatttataacacTTTTTCCCATCCTTTATGGCATCATTCCTCAATCCTTCTTGGAAATCTTCATGCCATTAGAGAATGTGGcttattttctttcattatttgaAGTCCACTTTCTATAACCGTGAATCCTGGCCTGCAACATCATATATCAAGGATttgtctcccttttaaaaaaaaaaaaaacacatccTGCTGGGAAGGCTTTGATGATAGACTTCTTTAACTAAGTCCATGAATCTTAGAGCTGTCACTAATCGTCAACCATGTTGActgctttctctctctctctcccacCTGTGAGCGATATCACTGATTTGATTTGGAAACCCAAACCATCTTGGGTCCCTTATAGTTATAGAAAGGGTGAATCAAACTCCTCTTAGCCCACATGGgcaacataattttttttctttttctgaggGCTTCTCTTTTGAGGATCAGCTCCTTCCATTCTCTTCTGACCACCTTTCTTCTGAGGACCTGCTCTTTCTATCCCAACTCCCTTCTTGACAGAGTTCTTATTTTTCTGAAAGGACTCAATCCTTGCTTTGCAAGCCTTCTTGTAATGACCTGCTTCAATGAGTGCACAACCAGTTTTCCGTTGTGGAAACATATTTACTGTAGGGGTTGTAGGATGTCTTTTCCTTCTCAAACCCAAGTCCTTCTCTACTTCCTCCCTTACTCTTGTACCTGGAGGTGATTACGTCCGTGGACCAGGTCCACTTGAGGGTTTTGTCAAGATCGAACTTAaccctttttaaattttcttttaactGCTCATTCTTCTCAATCTCAGCAGTAGGGCTCAGTTTCACTTTCTTCAGCTCATTTTCAAGCTCCAGGTGAGTCTCACATGCTTCACCTTTTCCCTTTGAGGGAAATTCCACACTTCTTCTCACTTGACTCTCCAACATGATGTTTCGTTAGTTTGTCTCATGAATCTGTTTCTTCATTTCTCCAATGGACATACACAACTCATCCCTTTCTTCCTCGATCTCATCGATTACCTGATTTAGCTCGCCCTTCTCAGCAACCAGAGCGTGACACATCAATTAACACGCTTGAAAGTGATATGAGTTTATTATGAGAGTAAACTTTCAGATTTTTCTTTATGTCAAGAAAGTTTACCTCCTtgtcctcatcatcatcatcatccgtGTCAGATTCAGCCATGAGCTCAAATATAGACTCATATTCAGTTGATTCATCTTCAATAGCCATCATTGATGTGTCCCCTTGGTCATTCTTATCTTTAGATTCACTAAAAGAATCTCCCCATGCGGCAAGAGCTTGCTTCACCAGCTCATCAGCAACTTCTTTTCTTCTGAACTTTCTATCGGGAACTTGGTGTCTCCTCGCAGTCCTGTCATAATTGTCCTACTTGTTTTGAGGATAATCTTTTATGAAATGACCAGGTTTCCCATACTTGTGACAGCAATTGTCATTTCCTTTGAAATTTTTGCTAAAACTTCTTGTCTTAGGGATTTCGCTATTTTTCTTGATTATCTTATGAAATCTCCGCGTAAGATAAGCTATTTCAGATTCATCGTCACTTGAATCTCCTCTGGAAGCTTTGAGAACCagatttctctcttttttcacttcattattttctgCCTTCTTCAAAGTCATCTTCATCTCGTAAGTCTTGGGATTTCCAATGAGTTCATCAATCTTCAGCTTGCTGAGATCCTTGGCTTCATAGATGGCATTTACCTTGCTGTTCCAAGAATCAGGTAAACAATAAGCAACTTCCTCACCAGTTTGGTAGTTGTGATGACCTCTCCTAGAGAGTTGAGCTCATTGATTATAGAGGTGAATCTAGTGTGCATATCGTGGATAGATTCATCCTCTTTCATTTTGATCAGCTCATACTCTATAGTGAGCATGTCAATCTTGGAGTTTTTCACTTGAGTTGTCCCTTCGCGGGCAGTTTGGAGAGCCTCCCAGATCTCCTTAGCAGTTTTACATGAAGTGACTCAATTGTATTCTTCTGGTCCTATACCACAGATAAGAATCTTCTTTGCTTTAAAGTTCTTTTCCACAGCTTTCTTGTCTGCATCAGTGTATGCCTTCCTTGTCTTTGGAGTGGTTGTCAGACTTCGGTTCATCTTTGTTTACAGGAACATGAGGATCATCACAAATAATGTCCGACAGCTCTGAGTCTTCAGCCATAATGAAGTCGTGCATTACGTCTTCTACCACCCGTAGTATTTTCCGTTAAATCTCGGTGGTCTGGTAGTCGATTGTCCTTCTTCTAAGTTTGATGAGGCtaccatttcacaaattatTTCTAGGTGTTAGCCTTTTAGAAAACACCCgctttgataccaattgatgTAGGCTATGCATCCACTAAACAATATATGAGGGACTTGGTTATCCGTCAGTTCCCTGAGACAGTTCAGAAGTAAATAAACAAGATATTATCGTGAAAACTCAAGGGATTGAAAATCACTACCTACCTCGTAGGATTTCCAACTTTACTACACTGaacaacttcagattacaactctTACAACCTAGGAATTAACGCACTTAATCCCTCAACCCTTACAATACCCCTATTGTAAGCAAATCTTGACTAACTCTTAGTCAAAGACActctaatacacctagactaactctagtctagtgtaccactcaaaagcttgtgAAGATAAACTTCCTACAAGCAATCTTTGAGGATTCAAAATACCCACAAACAGCTTCttaaaagagaagagtaggtttatagtttaaaactcaaacaaacaaagacttacaacaacctaaagaacgTAGACATAATCTGGTGTCTGCATTAGGTCCTTCGGCTTGTAAGTGGTTTGTTCTTAAGAGCACTTGAGAACTTGTGGAGGCAAGGTTTGCACAAGATAGTTTAGGTTTTCAAGTAATGCCCAAAATGTTggaacatgttgtatatatattggggaGCATGTGGGTgtgatagagaccactcatcccATGTTTGATTTAAAGCATGGCCGCAACACTGTTGTATAATTGTGCGATGGGCGGTAACTTTATAGTCATATCGCCGATCGTACGTCATACGAGAGAGATCGCAAACCAGGTCTCTCTCTGTTTCTCCagcagtttgacaatcatcaaaatgtAGAATACACCTAGTCCTTTTAGAGATCCCTCCACTCTTAATTATAGGTCTCAAATTCAAATctgagaattaaaaaaaatccttgGTAAAGAGCTAGCATAGACGAATTTAAAATCTAAACTTGACAAGTGAATTAAGCTCCTACCCTTGAAACCATTACACTTTTGAAATTAGTTTACAATTTAATACAACACATATATTATGCTTCATATAGAAAATACTAAGTAATTGAATCTGGTGAAACAAGTTTCAGGGATGGTGTGTGATACTCGTCCAGACATAAGTTGCAAGATCAAACCAAATAGAGTCTTAATGGTTATTTCAGAAAGTTACTTTTCTTTATAACAGAAAAGTCCTTAATTATTGTCATTTCACCtacaaagtcactcaactaattTAGTTGATATTTTCGAGAGATATTGCTTAGGTGGAATATGTTTATGTCAAAgtactcttttaaaataaactaaaactATCCATTTTATCCAGTAAATTAACTCCACTTGTCCGACCTGCTAAAATTAATTGGACGAAAATATAGTGCAGCTAACcccttttattttacatttaccgattcccaacccccccccccccccaacccccacaAAATAACCATGGGTTTCTCTTCCTCTCACTCgatttaggtttttttttttttttttccgtcttCAAGCTAAGCTCTGTGCCTTAAATGGCTTCTTATTCAACAAGTTCAGAGGAGTGAATATATAGTTACACTTGTATCTTCTACCcgtttaatttaatttggcaGGTCACATGTCGAGCGGGTTAATTTACTGATAAAAATGGATagctttttaatttcaaaaattttgctTAAGAAAAAATTTACGCAACAATATTTTCAGGAAGTATCACTTGACCTGATTGAGTGATTTTATAGGTGAAATGACAATAATTGATTGACTTTTCTGTTACAAAACAAAGGAAAGTgagtttttaaaataattaccaACAGTTGAGTGATGGTCTAAAAAATCAGCTCAATGTATTAATGGTGTTGCAAAGTTACTTACACAATCATATTAGTTAAAGGGTAATTATAGATAATTTTTAGGATTTTTGAACTCTATGttgatttggaaaaaataaCTACCCCGTTTAGCCCATCTTTACTTTTTTACCCGCGTTAGCCTCCAGAGCATCTCCTTCATCCTCTCTGCTGAGAGCACTGAAACCACTGGAACGACCCCATAGACCCTGTTTTCACCCCAAAACACCCGTCAACATCACTACTGGAATCGAACCCACCACCAATAGAGCACCATTTGAGAATCTCATTTTTACAGCTTCATCGTTGAGCTCTCAAGATCCCCTGTTACACCATCAAACCACCCCTGTACCACCAGATCTCCACCCATAAACCACTAATCTTCATATTCATTTCGATTTTCCCCGTCATTGATCTTAAGTTTGCTTTGATCAGGTCTTAGCAAAAACAAATGGGTAAAGTGTGTATAAaccttttatacattattatacactttaatATAGTGTAGAAGTGTGTATAAAGACCTCTTATACtttatgtataaacacctcttatgtATAAGCACCTTTTGTAtaagtttgtataatattgtatactagtgtaggagtgtgtataaacacgttttatacattattatatacttttatacGAGGTTGATACATTGTCTACAATAAGTGTATGATGTAgtatatcgtgtgtataaacactgttgcaaaaaaaaaaattggatatgCAAATGTAACTTAAAAGTATGGTTATgggatgtgatttttttttttgctggattgtatatttttgaaatttcccCTAATTTTTATGACAAACATTAATTAACAAtctaataaaaatgataatCAACATGTTGTTACTTGTTAAATTCAACAAATAGCATAAATTTTTCTTTAGGTTAGTATTTAAATTATGTCCCGCGTTAGTTCATGAGTTAAATTTTCCTTTGATAGCAAAAATCCATCAAACTGCTTTTAAATGCGAAATTTAGCACATTAACTACTGGTCTAAAAAAAGGGTCATACGTTGCAAATAATCTGGCAAATTTATATTGAATGTTCTAAACCTCACATATAGTTCTAATTCTTtgtcaatcaatttttttaaacgTAATGTGTTTTTGTCACTATGCAAGTACCAATTGAGTCAAATGACCTACAGTTCTATGAATGGGAAAAGAAGAGATtgtaataaatataaaaactttatAGTGTTAGTGATAGGAGCTAGGAAATACTATTTCAATTGTACTCGAGATTGCATTCATTTTCTTTATCACTTTTTTTGGCCTGTTGGCGGTAAGAGTCAAAACTTCATGGCTGACGAGACCTTAGGGTTGATTCTTGATCTTCACAATGATGGAATGAGCTTAACTAAAAAGATATAAACGATGACAACAGATCTCTTCCTTTTTCCAGTCAAAAAAGTGTTTTCCTCATCAAggatttattatatattatcgCACTATTGTTACCGGATGTAACCAATCCGGAATTGACCTAATAgttcggatatatatatatatatatatatatatatatatatatatatatctgacAATTGTAGTCAAATTGTACTTATGGTAATATATGAATTGTCCTATTAGAATAGGATAATTTTAGGGCGGTGACTTACTTGTACATAAGATGGTCATATTGTGAATGAAAATACAGAGAAAATTCTCTCAAAATATTCTCGTCTCTTTACTGCTTTTAAGCCACTTTCAATTTTAGCATTATATTAGAGCTGAGTtaggaagaacaagaaaaatccTAGAAAAACGTAAGGAGGACACTGGTGACAGTAAGGAGGACACTGGTGACAAAGGGAAAGGAGTCCGTGGTAAAGAAGGCAAGAATCAGAGAAAGACAATCTCTCCATACGTCATTACATCAAATGACAACCCTGGAGTTGTGGTAACACAAATCCAATTGAAGGGAGAAAACTATGAGGAATGGGCTAGGTCCATGCGGACGGCCTTAAGAGCAAGAAAGAAATCCAATTTCGTTGATGTAATAAGTAAAAAGCCGGACGAAGAGTCACCAGATCTAAAGACTGGTGGATTATTGTTGGTGTCGTGGATTCGCAACATAGAACCGACGTTTCTCTTGACTATCTCTCATAAAAAGGAAGAGGATGAATTGTGGACAAGCATCCGGGAGCATTTCGCAGTTGTTAACAGTCCTTGGATGCAACAACCGAAGGCGGAACTTGCAGAGTGCAAACAAAAGGGTAGGACCATAGTGGATTACTATGGAAAACTAGCAAAGCTCTGGGAAGAATAGACAAATTACGAATAGATCCTAACTTGTACATGCGGTAAATGTACATGCAATTTGGGAACGACCCTAGAGgccaaaagagaagaagaaaaggtgcATCTTTTCTTCATGGGATTGGATGAGACGATCTATGAGATAGTGAGGTCAAACTTACTGGCACAGGACTCGTTTCCATCTTTGAACAAAGTCTATTCAAAGCTGGTACAAGAAAAGAGTGTGAAAGGTTTCACACGTAAAACTGAGGACTATGAATTTTGCGGTACAAGAAAAATAATCTTACCGGGAACAAggtaaaggaaaaaataatagTATGTTTTGTACGCATTGCAAGAGGTCCAATCACGATGTTGACGGATGCTTCCAACTTATCTGTTATCCGGAGTGGTGGCTGAGTAATCAAAAAGGCAATGGGAAGACATGTGGTCGGGGATGAGGATAACCTCAATAACAAAGAGGTGGCCCGGGATCCAGTCAGGAAAGAGGAAACAATCGGGTTAACACTGTGGTGATCAAGGATGGAAATCAGGCAGAACTGGGACCGGAAAACACAGGCCGAACAAGACTCTCTGAATTGAGCAACGAGGATTGGTTCATATGTTGAAGTCATGAAAGATGAACACAAACGACAAGATGGATGGTAAGACCAAAAAATCATCCTGAATTATTGACTACGGGGCTAGCAACCATAAGACAGGTAATCCGAAGGAGCTATGTAATAAATGGTACATTCCCGAGTGTCTGGTTGGACTTTCGTATGGAAGTAAATCAGTGGCTACTAAAGAGGGAACGATCAGGCTGAATGATATGATATAGTTGAAGGATGTTCTTTATGCTTATAATTTAACATGCAATTAATTTCTGTGTAGAAACTGATTGATCTTTTGGATTGGGATGTAACATTTAACAAAGTTATGTGTGTTATACAAGACCCCAATACAAGAAAGCTGATTGGAACAGGTGAACGACAAGGTGGACTTTACTACTTCGGGAACGTACCACTAATACGAGCTATGAAGGTAGAAGCCGTAGATTGGTTCGA
This window harbors:
- the LOC132054940 gene encoding uncharacterized protein LOC132054940, yielding MQQRMNEEKKFKGRKRRTYTVRKHIAQKPTRTKMRNRKVRTGSPASESNKSDGTSNPSTAGRLGDEKVEDEEESPLMRRNSKKERESERESHLGTMTESNKSEKSVNESREEMRREEHDTQSSSQQKRKMSTNEAPGPSKRQKSEINAKKRKESTKKERVLFGKVFDTNLGAEPGMKELKEMVEFQNWMHLFTPPAPSVYEAEVIELYESLCRIDDGTLALTVNGTEFVLTESILANILGVKTDGVRAITGKGSTGFKNVIVKDGMYATKASPSKKELKLEYQQVFEFLNNVLLPRTEECSTMTMAGLVLMEALSMFEPINLSAIMFERMIKVVRKVQGKSDLPYG